The proteins below come from a single Burkholderia sp. FERM BP-3421 genomic window:
- a CDS encoding branched-chain amino acid ABC transporter permease yields the protein MDIFGVPMSAMLSQLLLGLVNGSFYAILSLGLAVIFGLLNVINFAHGALFMLGAMLAWMGLAYLGLPYWAMLVIAPILVGLFGILIECSMLRWLYRLDHLYGLLLTFGLTLVVEGVFRSVYGSSGQPYDVPALLAGATDLGFMYLPNYRAWVVVASLAVCLATWFVIEKTRLGAYLRAGTENPRLVEAFGVNVPLMITLTYGFGVALAAFAGVLAAPVIQVSPLMGQPMIITVFAVVVIGGMGSILGSILTGLLLGVIEGFTRVFYPEASATVVFVIMAIVLLVRPAGLFGKER from the coding sequence ATGGATATCTTCGGCGTACCGATGTCGGCGATGCTGAGCCAGCTGTTGCTCGGCCTCGTCAACGGATCCTTCTACGCGATCCTGAGCCTCGGGCTCGCAGTGATCTTCGGGCTGCTCAACGTGATCAACTTCGCGCACGGCGCGTTGTTCATGCTGGGCGCGATGCTGGCCTGGATGGGGCTCGCGTATCTCGGCCTGCCGTACTGGGCGATGCTGGTGATCGCGCCGATCCTGGTCGGGCTGTTCGGAATCCTGATCGAGTGCTCGATGCTGCGCTGGCTGTACCGGCTCGATCACCTGTACGGGCTGCTCCTGACCTTCGGCCTCACGCTCGTGGTCGAGGGCGTGTTCCGCTCGGTCTACGGCTCGTCGGGCCAGCCGTACGACGTGCCGGCGCTGCTCGCGGGCGCGACCGACCTCGGCTTCATGTACCTGCCGAACTATCGCGCATGGGTGGTGGTCGCGTCGCTGGCCGTGTGCCTCGCGACCTGGTTCGTGATCGAGAAGACCCGGCTCGGCGCCTATCTGCGCGCCGGCACCGAGAATCCCCGGCTCGTCGAGGCGTTCGGGGTGAACGTGCCGCTCATGATCACACTCACCTACGGCTTCGGCGTCGCGCTCGCGGCGTTCGCGGGGGTGCTCGCCGCGCCGGTGATCCAGGTGTCGCCGCTGATGGGGCAGCCGATGATCATCACGGTGTTCGCGGTGGTCGTGATCGGCGGAATGGGGTCGATTCTCGGCTCGATCCTCACCGGGCTGCTGCTCGGCGTGATCGAGGGCTTCACACGGGTGTTCTATCCGGAGGCGTCGGCGACGGTCGTGTTCGTGATCATGGCGATCGTGCTGCTGGTTCGCCCCGCAGGCTTGTTCGGCAAGGAACGATGA